CCCCGTTTCCCGGCACCAGCCTCTATGATTCCCTCAAGGCCGCCGGTCGACTTCTGCCCGGCGACTTCTCTCGCTACACGTTGTTCGATGTTGTCTATCAACCCGATCAGATGACGGCCGAGCAGTTGCAGAACGCATTTCACGATCTCGTGTCCCGAGTATTTCGCGACGATGTGCAGCGAAGACGCGACAAGATTCAAAAATCCATTCGAGCGATTGCGAGGACACGATGACCACCCTGAGACTCCGAGATCCACTGCTGTTCCTATTCGGCGTCCGATCGTCGATCCAGCGCGTGCTGCGTTGCCCGAAGGCAATCTGGCTGGCACTCACGTTGGTAGCGACTGCCGCTATCGCGCGAGAATATGACGCGGTGAGTTGGCTGCATGACCCGCGGGATCTCGTAGCGCCCTTTGCTGCCTCGCTATTGATTGGTTCCATCGTTTTTCTGTTCGTGATGATTGGCCTCGTTTCCATCGGTCGGAACAGCCCAAGCGTGTGGCGAGACTATCGTGTGTTCATGACGGGTTACTGGATGACCGCGCCGCTGGCGTGGTTATATGCGATCCCGATAGAGAGCATGGCTGATGAAGTAACGGCATTGAAGTTCAACCTGACGATGCTTTCGGTTGTTTCGATCTGGCGTGTCCTGTTATTCAGCCGCGTCGTTGCCATTCAGTTCGGTGTCCCGATGCTCGCCGTGATGTCATGGGTGCTTTTGCCGTGCATGATGATTGCGTTTGTGGCACTGTTGGCGGCAAATCTATCCATGGTTTCCATCATGGGCGGGATCCGCTTGACGCAGGCACAGCAGATTTTGGTGGACTACCAGGGCGGCGTCGCGATGATCTGTTACTACGGTGTGATCCCGACGCTTGTTATCGGCTTGGTGGCCATCGGTGTCCTCCGTGGGAAGCATGCTCCTGGAAATGAACTGCCTGCGCTCAACGGTCGGATGCGTCGTCGCGTGTGGTGGCTACCAATCACAGCGTCCTCTTTATTGTTGGCAAGTGCTGTCGTGTTCCAGCCGCGTTTGTACCGGGCTACCGAGGTTGATACGCTGCTCCGTGGTGGGCACGTCGTCGAGGCAATCGATAAAATGCAGAAAGGCGGTGAGCAAGTGTTTCCAATTGTTTGGGACCCGCCGCCTCGATTCCCTGACCGAGACAGTCAATCACCCACGATCGCCCAACTCATCGCTGGGATCGAAAACACCCAGTGTCCACGTTGGATCGTCGATAGATTGTTGGTGCAAGCTGACGAGATCGCCTTGCGGCAAGAGGGTTGGTATCAGGGAACCCGCGAACAGGGCTACCTTCAGAGGCATTTTCCTCAGCATGATCCAGAACAAGTCATGCACGCAATCGAGTCGCTACAAGAACTGCAGCGGCTGGACATCGGTGATGCGGCCACGATCGCCCATCGCGCAACTTTACTCCAGACACTCGCAGAGGTGCGCAAGCAAGCGGAATTCAATGCTGCCGAATCAGGCCCCCGCTCCGATAAGAACGAGGACCAGACACCTATCCAAGCCGACGATGACTGAGCAGACGGGAAAACCGTTCGCCGGTAGAACCAGACTGACTACGCGAATGCTTTGCGAAGCATGGCGAGACTTTTGGGGACTGCGGTTTTGTAAGATTCACCGCCTTCAAATTCGAGCGAAATATAACCGCGGTAATCAACATCACGCAAGATCTTGGCGACACGATCGTAGTCGATGTCGAGTGAATACCACGTACCGCCACCGTAGTACGTTTTCGCTTGAACGAAGACCGCTTCGGGTGCGAGCTGTGCGTATTGCTCGTACTGGTTCTCCAAAAAATTGCCAGTGTCCAGTGTGGCACGCAGCCACGGTGAATTGACCTTGCCCAGCACCCTCAGAACACCCGCGGCGGTCCGACCGAGCCCCCAGTGATTCTCCAGCCCGAGTACGACGCCGCACTTCTCAGCCGTTGGCAAACATTTCTCGAATCCCTCGCGAACCCAAGCGAATCCATCGTCATCGGTATAACCCTCCAGTTGCGGTTCGATGCCCTTGTTCGCCATCAATTCATCGAAGTCGCCCGATGTGCCCCAGCGGCCGGTATTGACGCGAATGGTTGGAATCCCCATCGCGTAAGCCAGCTCGATGCAACGAATCGTGTGCTGGACGTTCTCCTGACGCTGCACAGGATCGGGCGTCACGAATGATTGGTGTGTTGAAAGCCCACACAAACTCAAGCCCAGTCGGAAGGCGCGTTGCTTGATTCGCTGCAATGTCCCTGGCGATTCGTCTTCCATCTGGACATGCAGGATTTCGACGGCATCGAACCCTGCATCTCCCGCCAGATTCACACACTCCTCAATCGATAATTTGCTGTTGTCTTGATACCGCCAATATGAATAGGTCGAGACCGCAATCGGATTGGGGTGCCGCTTTCTCGCATCGGCCAATTCGGGTTCGCTGGCATTGGCGACCTGTGGCTGGCTGAGAGAACTAGGCAGCATCGACGCGGTCGCCAAGGCGGCGGTCGCGCTAGCGAGTTGTCGTCGCGTGAGATGTAAATCGTTCATCGGTGAATTTCCTGCAAGGCCGCGATAAAAGTTCATAGGACGAGCAAGTGTATTGTACCGATCGTCCCGGCTAGCGTTGGTCGGTTTCCAGGATTTGGGATGTTGCTGGTGCCGCTTGCATCGTAGTCTTGCTCAGCGTTTCACGGTACTGTCGGACCTTGCTCGGTATTGACACCAATGCTGTGTTTGCGGCCATTGCTAGCAGTACAACCAGGCCGATTCCTGCGATGGTCTTTGTGACCGGACCGTTGACCTGATCTCCCATCACATCCTTACTGCTTGCCAACCAGAGCAAGACGATTGCCACCAGGGGAGCCCCCACGACGGTCACCGCTTGCGCCATGATGATCGTCGGAGTCCGGTCAAAGTCGAGTACTAACGCAGCCAGAGACACAGTCATTCCGCTTAGCAAGACGAGAGTGGTCATGATGCGTGGCCAGCGGTCATGACTACCGCTGCCGAGACCCAAACCGTCCGACGCGATGAAGCCGCCCACCATCGAATTCACGAGAAATGATGAATAGGCTGCACAGAACAAGCCCAGGCAAAAGATGACCTTGCAGCTGGTTCCGAAGGTGGGTTCGAGCGCCTCGGCAACTGCCACTGGGTCAGCCAGCGTAACGGGCGAGCCCGTGTACAGTCCGGCGGCAGCGGTTGACATCAAAATGATCGTAATCAAGGCCATAATGACAGCACCCACTCTCGCATCGAGAATGCCAGTCCTCACCTGCTGCACGTCCCAGCCTTTTTGCTGGACCAAATATGCTTGGTAAAACGCCCCAGCAATTACAAACGTGGTTCCGATCAATGCCAGCAATGCCAAGTCGATCGTGCCGGCGCTCGGTATGAAACCCTTCGCCATCGCGACCGGGTCGGGGCGGAGTACCAATAAATTAATCGCGAAGCTGATCAGCATCACAGCGACGAAAAACATCATCAGCCGCTCCATCACCTTGTACAGGTTCTTAAACAAGAACAAGAACATGATCGCGATCGCATTGAAGGTCACCACAAGCGCCACGACCAACGGCTTGGAATCAACAAATGCCTCGAAAGCTGCGACAACCCCGGTATTGTTACTTGACTGAAATGCCGAACAGATGAAGAAAACGATGAAGCCAACCAAGATTGCCAGCGGGCGGCCTGCTTTGCGGCGGATCAGGTCGCATGGTGAAACACTCGATACCGCCCCCAGTTTGGCTGCCATCGTCATGTAGACGAGCATGAAAGTAACGGAAACGACGACGACCCACAGCATCGAGTAGCGGTAGTTCGCGCCCACGGTGGAACTGGTCATGATGCTGCCCGGACCAATCACCACGCATGCTGTGATCAAGCCCGGACCAATTCGTCGATACCAGGCTACGGGATGATCGGCGACAGCTTTAGAATTTTCGGACATGCAGATTCATTCGGCAAATGGCGGGGGCGGGCGGCACAGTTCGGCCGTGGACGGTTAGGATAGTGTTTGAAACAGCTGCCAACAAATAGGTGCGTGACATTGGCGTGAAATATCTTCCATTCAAGCCAACGATGATGTCGTTCAAGTTGCCGCGGTGATGTAGGATCGACGGCGTGATTCAAAACTATCTCCTTCCAAGAAAGCCTCTGATTTTGCATGACTTAATCGAAACCGAATCGCAGCTGGATGCGTTACTTTCCCAGCCGACCGATGAACTGGTTGAGTTTATGCGTAATCTCGACGGCGACATCATCATCTTGGGGATCGCCGGCAAGATGGGCGTCAGTCTGGGCCAGTTGGCTGCCGCAGCGATTGAAAAAGCAGCTGTTCCGAAGTGTATCTACGGCGTCGCTCGATTTTCCGATGCTGGCACGCGAGAGCGCTTGGAGTCCGCCGGAGTCAGGACAATTCAGTGCGATTTGCTGGACCGAGTTGAGATCGCAAAACTTCCTCGGGTACGCAACGTTTTGTTCATGGCGGGGCGTAAGTTTGGAACGGCAGGCGACGAACCGCTGACCTGGGCCGTCAATACGTTGGCACCTGCGAATATTGCCGACCACTATCGCGATGCCAACATCGTCGCGTTCTCGACCGGTTGTGTCTACCCACTCGCTCGCGCCGACAGCATGCCCGATGAACGCGTTGCACCGGCGCCAGTCGGCGAGTACGCTCAGTCGTGTTTGGGCCGCGAACGAGTGTTTCAGTACGCCAGCAACGTGTGGGGAACGCCGGTTTGTCTGTATCGCTTGAATTACGCGATCGACTTGCGTTACGGTGTGTTGCACGATATCGCGACGCGGATCTGGCATGATCAGCCTGTCGACAATTCCTCCCCAGCCTTCAATATCATTTGGCAGGGCGATGCCAATCAACAAGCATTGCGCTGTTTATCACACTGCACGACCCCGGCAAACATTCTCAACGTGACCGGGCCTGAGACCCTCTTCACCGAGGACGTTGCTCGTCAACTGGGTGAGTTGCTCAAAAAACCGGTCCGATTTTCATCAACGCCGGGCGAAACTTCGTACCTAAGCGACAGCTCTCAAGCGGTGAAACTGTTTGGACGTCCATCGGTCACTGCCGAACAACTCATCCGCTGGCAAGCTCACTGGATTAAGTCGGGTGGTCGTTCGCTGGGCAAACCAACTCACTTTGAAGTTAGTGACGGAGCATATTGAAACAATGAATGTTAGCGACCTGCCCGCCGCCATTCGTGCTGCCGTTCGCAGTGGACTGGTTATTCCAGCACAGCCTTTGGCATTGAATGCAGATCGACAGTTCGACCCAAGGCATCAGACCGCGTTGACGCGCTACTACATCGATGCGGGGGCTGGTGGTATCGCGGTGGGAGTCCATTCGACCCAATTCGCCATCCGTGATCGGGCGATCGGATTGTTTGAGCCGGTACTGCGACTCGCATCCGAAGTCATGGACGAGTATGCCGGCTCCCAAGACCGAGAACTGTTCAAGGTCGCTGGCGTCTGCGGGAACACCTCTCAGGCGATCGGCGAAGCAGAGTTTGCAGTGTCGCAGCGATATCACGCTTGCTTGTTGAGTCTGGCGGCGCAGGCAGATAGCAGCATCGACGAGCTGCTGACCCATTGCCAGGAAGTGGCTGAGGTCATGCCGCTGATTGGTTTCTATTTACAACCCGCCGTTGGCGGTCGCGTGTTGCCGTATGATTTCTGGCGTGAGTTCGCAGAAATTGACAACGTGATCGCGATTAAAATGGCTCCCTTCAATCGTTATCAGACGCTGGATGTCGTGCGAGCGGTTTGCGATGCGGGCCGTGACGAATCCATCACTCTCTACACCGGGAATGACGATAACATCGTCGTGGATCTATTGACTCCATACCGCATCGTCACTCCGCAGGGAATCAAGTCCGTTCGTATTCGCGGTGGTCTACTCGGGCACTGGAGCGTATGGACTCGTGCGGCAGTCAAGTTGCTCGATGAGATTCATGGCGTGCTCGATCGCGGTGAAGGCATTCCGCAGGAGTTGTTGTGCCGTAGTATCGAAGTGACCGATTGCAACGCAGCCTTCTTTGATGCTGCCAACGATTTTGCTGGTTGTATCCCCGGAATTCACGAAGTTCTGAGGCGGCAAGGATTGTTGCCGGGGACGTGGTGTTTGAATCCTGCAGAAGTGCTCTCACCAGGCCAGTCTGCAGAAATCGATCGAGTGATTGCCGCGTACCCTCATCTGAGCGACGACTCGTTTGTGCGTGAGAATTTAAACCACTGGTTACACTAAGCAGGGACAGCAACACACGGCTTCGTGCCTTCTCTTTCTACCCCAGTCTACTCAGCAGCGGTTGTGTTTTAGACTGTCGGTCGACGTAACAGTCTTTGGCCAGAACGAATGGGATTTGCCAGTCGATTGCACGGAGTAGTTTGGGGCATTGGATGCCGCCTATCGATCGGGGCGGACGCTCGACAGGTGTCGTTGTCCATCAAAATTTCTAAGCGATAGGTTTCGTCATCGAGTTTGCCCCTGGACACTTAAGATCTGTTACGACTGCGCGCTGAAATGTGAGCGAAACGTCAAACGCAGCATCGGATAGCCCTTGGGGAGAGGCGGTTCGTTATAACTATGCCTCTGCTCGGATGTGCAAACGGTCCGCGGTTCCACCCAATCTGTTCCCATTTTCGAAAAGGCTGATTCTATGAAACCTCCTTTGCAAAAACCTCGATTTGGGTTGGCTTGGACCAGCCTGTGGGCCGTAGTGATCGGCGGACTGTTGCTCGGCGTCGGCGTGATTAGCGGCACCGAACCGACGCTCATCGTGATCGGAAGCCTCTTCCTACTGATCGGAATCTTAATTTGGCAGGAGGTCAGCATTGGCCTGTGGGCGGGGTTCCTGGCTTTTGGCGTCATGG
This genomic window from Allorhodopirellula heiligendammensis contains:
- a CDS encoding NAD-dependent epimerase/dehydratase family protein, with amino-acid sequence MHDLIETESQLDALLSQPTDELVEFMRNLDGDIIILGIAGKMGVSLGQLAAAAIEKAAVPKCIYGVARFSDAGTRERLESAGVRTIQCDLLDRVEIAKLPRVRNVLFMAGRKFGTAGDEPLTWAVNTLAPANIADHYRDANIVAFSTGCVYPLARADSMPDERVAPAPVGEYAQSCLGRERVFQYASNVWGTPVCLYRLNYAIDLRYGVLHDIATRIWHDQPVDNSSPAFNIIWQGDANQQALRCLSHCTTPANILNVTGPETLFTEDVARQLGELLKKPVRFSSTPGETSYLSDSSQAVKLFGRPSVTAEQLIRWQAHWIKSGGRSLGKPTHFEVSDGAY
- a CDS encoding Nramp family divalent metal transporter, translated to MSENSKAVADHPVAWYRRIGPGLITACVVIGPGSIMTSSTVGANYRYSMLWVVVVSVTFMLVYMTMAAKLGAVSSVSPCDLIRRKAGRPLAILVGFIVFFICSAFQSSNNTGVVAAFEAFVDSKPLVVALVVTFNAIAIMFLFLFKNLYKVMERLMMFFVAVMLISFAINLLVLRPDPVAMAKGFIPSAGTIDLALLALIGTTFVIAGAFYQAYLVQQKGWDVQQVRTGILDARVGAVIMALITIILMSTAAAGLYTGSPVTLADPVAVAEALEPTFGTSCKVIFCLGLFCAAYSSFLVNSMVGGFIASDGLGLGSGSHDRWPRIMTTLVLLSGMTVSLAALVLDFDRTPTIIMAQAVTVVGAPLVAIVLLWLASSKDVMGDQVNGPVTKTIAGIGLVVLLAMAANTALVSIPSKVRQYRETLSKTTMQAAPATSQILETDQR
- a CDS encoding dihydrodipicolinate synthase family protein → MTEHIETMNVSDLPAAIRAAVRSGLVIPAQPLALNADRQFDPRHQTALTRYYIDAGAGGIAVGVHSTQFAIRDRAIGLFEPVLRLASEVMDEYAGSQDRELFKVAGVCGNTSQAIGEAEFAVSQRYHACLLSLAAQADSSIDELLTHCQEVAEVMPLIGFYLQPAVGGRVLPYDFWREFAEIDNVIAIKMAPFNRYQTLDVVRAVCDAGRDESITLYTGNDDNIVVDLLTPYRIVTPQGIKSVRIRGGLLGHWSVWTRAAVKLLDEIHGVLDRGEGIPQELLCRSIEVTDCNAAFFDAANDFAGCIPGIHEVLRRQGLLPGTWCLNPAEVLSPGQSAEIDRVIAAYPHLSDDSFVRENLNHWLH
- a CDS encoding sugar phosphate isomerase/epimerase family protein; its protein translation is MNDLHLTRRQLASATAALATASMLPSSLSQPQVANASEPELADARKRHPNPIAVSTYSYWRYQDNSKLSIEECVNLAGDAGFDAVEILHVQMEDESPGTLQRIKQRAFRLGLSLCGLSTHQSFVTPDPVQRQENVQHTIRCIELAYAMGIPTIRVNTGRWGTSGDFDELMANKGIEPQLEGYTDDDGFAWVREGFEKCLPTAEKCGVVLGLENHWGLGRTAAGVLRVLGKVNSPWLRATLDTGNFLENQYEQYAQLAPEAVFVQAKTYYGGGTWYSLDIDYDRVAKILRDVDYRGYISLEFEGGESYKTAVPKSLAMLRKAFA